The DNA window CGAGCGGCGCGACGTAGTTCATCAGCACGAGCAGCGTGGCGGCGCTCGTCACCGCGAGCGTCGTGGATCGCTTCGCGGTGGTCTCGACCGCGGTCGCGGGCTCCATGAGTTCGGTCACTGAACCGAGGTACTCGAGTTGGTTCGTTCATTGAACCCGCTGAGGTAAAGTGTTGGTTATGGCGCTCGGCAAGGACTACCCCGACCAGGACTGCTCGCTCGCCCGGGCACTGGAGCTGCTCGGCGAGCGGTGGACGATGCTCATCGTTCGCGACGCGTTCTACGGCGTGCGGCGCTACAACGACTTCCTCGTCCACCTCGACGTCCCGCGGGCCGTGCTCGCGGAGCGGTTGACCGCGTTGACGAACGCGGGTGTGCTCGCCAGGCACCGCTACCAGGAGGCTCCGCCGCGCGACGAGTACGTGCTGACGGAGATGGGCCTCGGGCTGTGGCCCACGCTGCACTCGCTTGCCCGCTGGGGCGACCGGCATCTGGGCAGCGAGAAGGGGCCGAAACGCCTGTTCGTCCACGTCGGCTGCGACACCAGGCTGGACGCGCTCGCTCAGTGCCCGACGTGCGGGCAGGTCGACCCCGCGGAGGTCGAGATGCGCCCGGGTCCGGGCGCCGATCCGTTCCGTACCGACCGGGTCAGCGTGGCGCTCCGACAGCCGCACCGGATGCTGGAGCCGGTGCTCGCGTGAGCTCGCCACGCAGCCAGGGTGCCCAGCCGCCCTTGCCGTCCGGGACCTCGCCGAC is part of the Tenggerimyces flavus genome and encodes:
- a CDS encoding winged helix-turn-helix transcriptional regulator — protein: MALGKDYPDQDCSLARALELLGERWTMLIVRDAFYGVRRYNDFLVHLDVPRAVLAERLTALTNAGVLARHRYQEAPPRDEYVLTEMGLGLWPTLHSLARWGDRHLGSEKGPKRLFVHVGCDTRLDALAQCPTCGQVDPAEVEMRPGPGADPFRTDRVSVALRQPHRMLEPVLA